The region TTCTGACGACGGCAATTATGTAGCGACGAAGGAGGCTTTGCCTCCAGCGATTGAGAAATTACTTCATAAAACGATCAAAAAAGTCACTGAGGACGTGGAAAGCATGAGCTTTAACACGGCTATCGCGGCGATGATGATCCTGGTAAATGACCTTTACAAGGCTGACTGCAGCTCTGAACTGGTTCTAAAACCACTCGCGCAAATTCTGGCTCCATTTGCTCCGCACATGGCTGAAGAATTGTGGGAAAAAATGGGTGGTGAGGGACTTTGCTCTTTGGCTCCTTGGCCAAGTTATGATAGTAACCTTTGCGCTGACGACACTGTGACAATCGGCGTGCAGGTGAATGGAAAAATGCGCGGCACGATCGAAATTGGGGTGGCTGCTTCTGAAGAGGAAGCACTGACCGCGGCGAAAGCCGTGCCTGGTGTTAATTCTGCACTTTCTGGCAAAGATCCTGATAAGGTGATCTACAAAGCTGGAAAGATTTTGAATCTGATTATCAAAGCTTAGGGCAATCTTTGGATGGCCCTAGCATAACAACTCCGGACAACCCGGGGGATGCGAGGGCCAACGAAGATGTCTAATTGGAGTCCTGAAAAAAGCGCGGCGCTTTACGGTATCAACAACTGGGGCAACGGTTATTTCAGAATTAATTCGACGGGAACTGTTTCAGTTACTCCAATGGGTGCAACGGGTCCTTCGGTAGACCTGCACGAATTGACTCAAGATCTTTTAGACCGCGGTATTCGCGTTCCTATCATGATCCGTTTCCCCGACATCATCAAATCACGCGTTGAGCTTTTGAACGGCTGCTTTAAAAAGGCATTTGCTGACCACGGTTACAAAGGTAACTACAACGGTGTCTACCCGATCAAAGTGAATCAACAACGTCACTTGGTTCAAGAAATCGTAAAATACGGCAAAGACTTCAGCATGGGTCTTGAATGTGGTTCTAAACCAGAACTTCTTGTCGTTCTTGCATTGATGAACACTGAAAATGCGTTGATCATCTGCAACGGTTTCAAAGACGCTGAATACATCGAAACGGCAATCCTTTCTCAAAAACTAGGTCGCAACACGATCATCGTCGTTGACCGTAAAGAAGAATTGAAAATGATCGTGGACGTGGCGAAGAAATTCAACACTCGTCCAAAAATCGGTTTCCGTGCGAAATTGAACACTCAAGGTGCTGGTAAATGGGTTGATTCTTCAGGCGCTCGTTCTAAGTTCGGTTTGACTGCGACTGAGATCGTTGATGGTGTTGAATATTTGAAAGCAGAAGGCATGCTTGATTGCTTGGAGTTGATGCATTACCACATCGGTTCTCAAGTTCCTGCAATCCAATCCATTAAATCTTCTTTAAAAGAAGGCATTCGTTTCTACGTTGAGCTTTATAAAATGGGCGCGGGTCTTAAGTATTTGGACGTGGGTGGCGGTCTTGGTATCGACTATGACGGTTCAGGTCACTCTGACAGCTCTGTGAACTATTCTGAACAAGAATATGCGAACGACATCGTTTCTACGGTTCAAACTCTTTGCGATGAAAAAGGCATTCCACATCCAAACATCGTAACTGAGTCTGGCCGCTTCTTAGTGGCCCATCACTCGGTTTTGGTATTCAACGTTTTGGGCATGAATGACCTTCACCGCAATGAACCTCCACGTCCTGCAACGAAGGGTGATCCTTCAATCATGCAAGACATGCAGTACATCTACGAAAAAGTTAACAAAGATAATATCAACGAATGCTTCAATGACCTTGAGCAATCTAAGAACGAAACTTTGCAGCTTTTCACATATGGCGTTCTTTCACTTGAGCAACGTGCATGGTGCGAATCCATGTACTTCACGATCGCAACAAAGATGGTGAAATTGGCGAAGACTGTTCCAGACACTGAAGACATCATCTCTGCATTGTCTAAAGAGTTGTGCGACACTTACTACTCAAACTTCTCTTTGTTCCAATCTCTTCCAGATTCTTGGGCGGTTGGACAGTTGTTCCCGGTATTGCCTATCCACCGCTTGGGTGAAGAGCCTGCACGTGAAGCGACACTTGCGGATTTGACTTGTGACTCTGACGGTGTCATCGAAAAATTCATCGACACTGAATCTGGCGAGCCAAAGGAAACAATCCGCCTGCACAAATTCACAGATGGCGACCAGTATTATTTGGGCGTTTTCCTAACTGGTGCTTATCAAGAAATCCTGGGTGACCTTCATAATTTGTTCGGCGATACAGACGCAGTTCATATTTCTTTGAATGGTGTTGGTTACACGATCGACCACTACGTTCCAGGCGACACAGTGACTGAAGTATTGTCATACGTTCAGTACGGTCGCTCGGAAATGGTGGACAACGTTCGCCAAGCGACAGAAGAGTCTATCCAAAAAGGTTCGATCACTAAGCAAGAAGCGAAGCTTTTGATCAAGCACTACGAAGAAGGTCTTTCTGGTTACACTTACCTCGAAGAAGCTGAGTAAGCCGAAATTAAATTTTGAATTTCAAAAAAGCCGACCGAAAAGTCGGCTTTTTTATTTTCAGGTTCGTCGGTACCTCTTACCTTCAAGGTAAAGAAGTAAGGTTGCACCTAACGCTGAACCTATCCCTACAGCTAGCTGTCTAACAGGACTATATACCAATTCGCTGGGCCGCTCCCCTGTACCTTTTGACCGCCTCCGTGCTGATTGAAAAGCTAATATACAGGCACTTTTTGGAGAACCTTCGTCTATGAAATACATTCTATCCTCATTTGTTATTCTTATCAGCGCAATTACGGGAACAGCAAAAGCAGAACCACCTCCAGGAGCAGTCGTTGATCCCACGACAATCTGTAATGGTGGTGTATGTTCAGAACCGATGACGAACATCGTAGACGGCTACTCTCATGGCGTTGCTGGTTTCGCTGATCAAGGTTTAACGGGATATTCCGGCAAGTGCTTTCACCTTAGCAATCAGTTTGATCCAAACTTTGCACACCACGGTGGATTCGTGTTTGCTAAGAGCGAAAGCGAAATCGGTATTGCTGGCGCCTTTAATTTCTTTTACAACGAAGACCCTTATCAAGATATGAGCGCAGAACAGATGCAGCAGCATTTTGAAAAGACAGGTTCAAAGCTAAGCCCAGGTATCGAAACTTCGACCGAAGTTCAGTTAGCACATATCTATGACGAGACAGACATCCGCTATTCTTACCGCAGCGACGATTCGAAAAAGAACCTTTTTGTTATCGGAAGTACTTCGGATAAGTCAGGTAATGTTCAAGCAGCAGTTTTCTGCAAAATGATCCGTCATCCTTAAATCGACTCTGAGAAGCCAAGCCCAAATCTTAGACCAGATCTTTCTGGTCTAAAGGTCTTTGTCGATGTTTGTTTTCTGAAATATTCCCAACACCCCGTTCGGTTCTTTTTCAAAATCCATGTCATCCTAAACTTATCAAGCAGAGGAGTTTAAGATGCAACGCTCAAATTACCACGCTCCACGCCGTCGAGATCGCGAAATGGCAGCGATACAACGTGAACGTCGTGAAATCCAATTCTCTCCTGAAGAAGAACAACTGCGCGAACAGAAATTCTTAAATCGTGCGGAAGCAAGACACCGCTATAATCAACACGCCCGCAGCGAAAAAGAATATCATCAACGCTCTATGGACTCATCCAAGGAAAACAATTATCCCTCGTCACAGAATGACGAGGCAGATTTTTACAATTACGAAGAAAATCGCGAACACCTTCGTTACGCTTCACCAGACTTCAATACCGGATATGCGCACGATGCGAATCGTCCTCTTCCTCGAGATTTCGTCTCCAGTTCAAACTATGAGGCTAATAAACGCCAAAAAAATTTGGCGGAGCAGGATTGGACAGAGCGGGATTTCCATCCTGACAGACAGCGCACCGATCATCGCAACGATATCAAAATCCGGGATGAAATTACCCATGCGTTGGCTCAACATCGCGACGTCGACGCCCGTGATATTGATGTGGAAGTCCACGAGGGCATTGTGACTTTGACTGGATTTGTGCCAGAACGAAAAATGCGCTACCTGGCCGAAGATATTTCAATAAATTGTTATGGAGCGGTTGATGTGACCAACCATCTCCGTGTGCACCGAAATTCTGAAGCCGAAGCTCGCTTTGGTGGAAGAAGAACTTTCGAGCGTCGGCCTTAATTGCGGAATTACCGTCGTATGCTTGAAATAGAAAAGGGCAAC is a window of Bdellovibrio sp. SKB1291214 DNA encoding:
- the speA gene encoding biosynthetic arginine decarboxylase: MSNWSPEKSAALYGINNWGNGYFRINSTGTVSVTPMGATGPSVDLHELTQDLLDRGIRVPIMIRFPDIIKSRVELLNGCFKKAFADHGYKGNYNGVYPIKVNQQRHLVQEIVKYGKDFSMGLECGSKPELLVVLALMNTENALIICNGFKDAEYIETAILSQKLGRNTIIVVDRKEELKMIVDVAKKFNTRPKIGFRAKLNTQGAGKWVDSSGARSKFGLTATEIVDGVEYLKAEGMLDCLELMHYHIGSQVPAIQSIKSSLKEGIRFYVELYKMGAGLKYLDVGGGLGIDYDGSGHSDSSVNYSEQEYANDIVSTVQTLCDEKGIPHPNIVTESGRFLVAHHSVLVFNVLGMNDLHRNEPPRPATKGDPSIMQDMQYIYEKVNKDNINECFNDLEQSKNETLQLFTYGVLSLEQRAWCESMYFTIATKMVKLAKTVPDTEDIISALSKELCDTYYSNFSLFQSLPDSWAVGQLFPVLPIHRLGEEPAREATLADLTCDSDGVIEKFIDTESGEPKETIRLHKFTDGDQYYLGVFLTGAYQEILGDLHNLFGDTDAVHISLNGVGYTIDHYVPGDTVTEVLSYVQYGRSEMVDNVRQATEESIQKGSITKQEAKLLIKHYEEGLSGYTYLEEAE
- a CDS encoding BON domain-containing protein is translated as MQRSNYHAPRRRDREMAAIQRERREIQFSPEEEQLREQKFLNRAEARHRYNQHARSEKEYHQRSMDSSKENNYPSSQNDEADFYNYEENREHLRYASPDFNTGYAHDANRPLPRDFVSSSNYEANKRQKNLAEQDWTERDFHPDRQRTDHRNDIKIRDEITHALAQHRDVDARDIDVEVHEGIVTLTGFVPERKMRYLAEDISINCYGAVDVTNHLRVHRNSEAEARFGGRRTFERRP